One part of the Streptomyces lydicus genome encodes these proteins:
- a CDS encoding TetR/AcrR family transcriptional regulator — MTTDRRTVLADAALDVLAREGMRGLTHRAVDRAADLPPGTTSAYYRTRQALLTALVRRLVALDQAELRQAGEAPPPRDVEELVAGLAAFTERRLTGDGRQRSLARYACAVESARHPELREILVPRENAARTALRDFLAARGATDAEGRTLTLLACVDGLVFDRLLGGGGVLEEEIRGLVEAALR; from the coding sequence GTGACCACCGACCGACGCACCGTTCTCGCCGACGCCGCCCTCGACGTGCTCGCCCGGGAGGGAATGCGGGGACTGACCCACCGCGCCGTGGACCGGGCGGCGGACCTGCCGCCGGGCACCACCTCCGCGTACTACCGCACCCGCCAGGCGCTGCTCACCGCGCTGGTCCGGCGGCTGGTCGCCCTCGACCAGGCGGAGCTGCGGCAGGCCGGGGAGGCGCCGCCGCCGCGGGACGTCGAGGAACTGGTGGCCGGGCTCGCCGCTTTCACCGAGCGGCGGCTCACCGGCGACGGCCGGCAGCGGTCCCTCGCGCGTTACGCGTGCGCCGTCGAGAGCGCCCGCCACCCGGAACTGCGGGAGATCCTCGTACCGCGTGAGAACGCCGCCCGCACCGCCCTGCGCGACTTCCTCGCCGCACGCGGTGCGACGGATGCCGAGGGCCGCACCCTGACCCTGCTGGCCTGTGTTGACGGACTGGTCTTCGACCGGCTGCTGGGTGGCGGAGGGGTGCTGGAGGAGGAGATCCGGGGCCTGGTCGAGGCCGCGCTGCGGTAG
- a CDS encoding FAD-dependent monooxygenase, producing MGSSAVVVGGGIGGLATAVGLRLIGWEVTVVERARVLDDAGAGISLHANGVRALDALGVGDAVRAAARPQYLGGTRTPDGSRLAVMDGAALERALGTPIVGIPRAVLHRILRAALPTGSLVTGTEVTSVDRSDPALVRVRLRDGSLDADLVVAADGVHSRLRGGLFPGHPGPVHSGSTVLRALTAHPVALRTDFELTWGPGAEFGHLAFTDGRAEWHAVLNSPAGVRYPDPLAEMRRRFDGWHDPIPALLAATRPEDVLHHDITELATPLPTYAVGRVALLGDAAHAMTPNLGQGACQALEDAATLAAALRTGPTVEAALTRYDAERRPRSQAVARAARRAGRLGQQLTHPVALALRNTALRLAPSGTAVRALLRHADWTPPRLD from the coding sequence ATGGGCAGCAGCGCGGTGGTCGTCGGCGGGGGCATCGGGGGGCTGGCCACGGCCGTCGGCCTGCGCCTGATCGGCTGGGAGGTGACCGTCGTCGAACGGGCCCGCGTCCTCGACGACGCGGGCGCCGGCATCTCCCTGCACGCGAACGGCGTCCGCGCGCTGGACGCCCTCGGCGTCGGCGATGCCGTACGGGCGGCCGCCCGCCCGCAGTACCTCGGCGGCACCCGCACCCCGGACGGAAGCCGGCTGGCCGTCATGGACGGGGCCGCGCTAGAGCGCGCCCTCGGCACGCCGATCGTCGGCATCCCCCGCGCCGTGCTGCACCGGATCCTCCGCGCGGCGCTGCCGACCGGGTCCCTGGTGACCGGCACCGAGGTGACGTCCGTGGACCGCTCCGACCCGGCCCTCGTGCGGGTCCGCCTCAGGGACGGCTCGCTCGACGCGGATCTGGTCGTGGCCGCCGACGGCGTCCACAGCCGGCTGCGCGGCGGGCTGTTCCCCGGCCACCCCGGACCGGTCCACAGCGGGTCGACCGTGCTGCGCGCCCTCACCGCGCACCCGGTCGCGCTGCGGACCGACTTCGAACTGACCTGGGGGCCGGGTGCCGAGTTCGGCCATCTCGCGTTCACCGACGGCCGGGCCGAGTGGCACGCCGTCCTCAACTCCCCCGCCGGCGTGCGCTATCCGGACCCCCTCGCCGAGATGCGCCGCCGGTTCGACGGCTGGCACGACCCGATCCCGGCACTGCTGGCCGCGACCAGGCCCGAGGACGTCCTGCACCACGACATCACCGAGCTGGCCACCCCGCTGCCCACCTACGCCGTCGGCCGCGTCGCGCTCCTCGGCGACGCGGCCCACGCCATGACCCCGAACCTCGGCCAGGGCGCCTGCCAGGCGCTGGAGGACGCGGCCACCCTCGCCGCCGCGCTCCGCACCGGGCCGACCGTGGAGGCGGCACTGACCCGCTACGACGCCGAGCGGCGCCCCCGGAGCCAGGCCGTCGCCCGCGCGGCCCGCCGGGCCGGCCGCCTGGGCCAGCAACTGACCCACCCCGTGGCCCTCGCGCTGCGCAACACCGCGCTCCGACTGGCGCCCTCCGGCACCGCCGTCCGCGCCCTCCTGCGCCATGCCGACTGGACCCCGCCGCGATTGGACTGA
- a CDS encoding SAM-dependent methyltransferase, producing MSQETRPQSSAVDVTIPSVARMYDYYLGGKDNYAVDREACEELSKVVPSTQVLAINNRRFLQRVVRWLAGEHGIRQFIDHGSGLPTQDNVHQVAQKIDPDARVVYVDNDPIVLAHGRALLEENANTAVIQADMRDTDGIFGSPEVERLIDFDRPVAALFVSVLHCIPDSDDPAGLIKRVADRLAPGSFLVVCQLVSEDAATRDFVTEFMRVQTHGQWGRVRQAHELAGFLDGLEILEPGLREVSTWKPDADIGPKQLTQEWIEYGGVARKV from the coding sequence ATGAGCCAAGAGACACGACCGCAGTCCAGCGCCGTCGATGTCACGATCCCGAGCGTCGCGCGGATGTACGACTACTACCTGGGCGGCAAGGACAACTACGCCGTCGACCGCGAGGCGTGCGAAGAGCTGAGCAAGGTGGTGCCCAGCACCCAGGTGCTGGCCATCAACAACCGGCGCTTCCTGCAGCGGGTGGTCCGCTGGCTGGCCGGTGAGCACGGCATCCGGCAGTTCATCGACCACGGCTCAGGTCTGCCCACGCAGGACAACGTCCACCAGGTCGCCCAGAAGATCGACCCGGACGCGCGCGTCGTCTACGTCGACAACGACCCCATCGTGCTGGCGCACGGCCGGGCGCTGCTGGAGGAGAACGCCAACACCGCCGTGATCCAGGCGGACATGCGGGACACCGACGGCATCTTCGGCAGCCCGGAGGTCGAGCGGCTCATAGACTTCGACCGGCCGGTGGCCGCGCTGTTCGTCTCCGTACTGCACTGCATCCCGGACTCCGACGACCCGGCCGGCCTGATAAAGCGGGTCGCCGACCGGCTGGCGCCCGGCAGCTTCCTCGTGGTGTGCCAGCTGGTCAGCGAGGACGCCGCGACGCGGGACTTCGTCACCGAGTTCATGCGGGTGCAGACCCACGGGCAGTGGGGCCGGGTGCGCCAGGCCCACGAACTCGCCGGATTCCTGGACGGGTTGGAGATCCTGGAGCCGGGCCTGCGGGAGGTGTCCACCTGGAAGCCGGATGCGGACATCGGCCCGAAGCAGCTCACCCAGGAGTGGATCGAGTACGGGGGCGTGGCCCGCAAGGTGTAG